One segment of Tamlana crocina DNA contains the following:
- a CDS encoding fibronectin type III domain-containing protein has translation MKKLHIALLVVVFFQVKLFAQNHTEILVQPYLQDAEPSSIKVLWETNTNEKSTVEWGLTPKLGQKTSGFSTKVNYDDSFLHQVELTGLKRFTIYYYRVKTGKLKSDIYQFKTPPFANQKESFNLVAMSDMQYDHRQPEKFQEVVNDGVIKYLENEFEGNVPENLALVMIPGDLVENGAKYHQWKDHFFKQSANLFSQVPVYPVLGNHERNSNFYFKYFTLPENGSPAYHEHWWYKDYGNTRIIGLNSNSGYRDLKEQFEWLKTTLEETAKNDNIDFVFAQLHHPHKSELWIPGEEEPSGKIVKMLEAFTETSGKPSLHFFGHTHGYSRGQSRDHKHLWVNVASAGGAIDNWGEFEGRDYDEFTVTQDEYGFVMVSIDPNPTDPKLTLKRISRGNIEDGIKNNEVSDSITVWKLTKKPNAPKALSPINETVNYVGTSLKASAFIGNRAGAFHAASHWQISTSENFEKNEETGEDVKIIESWKQFENWYYDENRQKNDNLSDEWFERLEPNTTYYWRVRYRDQYLNWSDWSITKSFKTKQN, from the coding sequence ATGAAAAAATTACATATAGCACTATTAGTTGTCGTGTTTTTCCAAGTCAAATTATTTGCACAAAACCACACAGAAATTCTTGTGCAACCTTATTTACAAGATGCAGAACCATCCTCAATAAAAGTGCTTTGGGAGACCAATACTAACGAAAAAAGTACTGTTGAATGGGGTCTTACCCCTAAATTAGGCCAAAAAACTAGCGGATTTTCAACTAAGGTTAATTATGACGATTCTTTTTTGCACCAAGTTGAACTTACCGGCTTAAAACGTTTTACCATTTATTATTACCGCGTTAAAACAGGAAAATTAAAATCGGACATTTACCAGTTTAAAACACCTCCATTTGCCAATCAAAAAGAGTCGTTCAACCTAGTTGCTATGAGCGATATGCAATACGACCACAGGCAACCAGAAAAGTTCCAAGAAGTGGTTAACGATGGCGTTATTAAATATTTAGAAAATGAATTTGAAGGTAACGTACCTGAAAATTTAGCTTTAGTGATGATACCTGGAGATTTAGTTGAGAATGGTGCAAAATATCACCAATGGAAAGACCATTTTTTCAAACAATCGGCAAACTTGTTTTCCCAAGTTCCTGTTTATCCTGTTTTAGGAAACCACGAACGTAACTCTAATTTCTATTTTAAATATTTTACGCTACCAGAAAACGGTTCGCCTGCATACCACGAGCATTGGTGGTATAAAGATTATGGAAATACTAGAATTATTGGATTGAATTCAAATAGCGGATACCGCGATTTAAAGGAGCAATTTGAATGGTTAAAAACAACATTGGAAGAAACCGCAAAAAACGATAATATCGATTTTGTTTTTGCACAATTACACCATCCGCATAAATCTGAGCTCTGGATCCCGGGAGAAGAAGAACCTAGCGGAAAAATAGTGAAAATGCTAGAAGCCTTTACTGAAACCTCGGGAAAACCTAGCCTACATTTTTTTGGGCACACACATGGCTATTCACGCGGTCAATCAAGAGACCACAAGCATTTATGGGTAAATGTAGCTTCGGCTGGTGGCGCTATTGATAATTGGGGAGAATTTGAAGGTAGAGATTACGATGAGTTTACCGTAACCCAAGATGAGTATGGGTTTGTTATGGTGTCTATAGACCCCAATCCTACCGACCCTAAATTAACTCTAAAGCGTATTAGTAGAGGCAATATTGAAGACGGCATAAAAAACAACGAAGTTTCTGACAGCATTACGGTTTGGAAATTAACAAAAAAACCAAATGCCCCTAAAGCATTAAGCCCTATTAATGAAACTGTAAACTATGTTGGCACCAGTTTAAAAGCTTCAGCATTTATTGGAAATAGGGCTGGCGCATTTCATGCAGCGTCTCATTGGCAAATCTCAACATCCGAGAATTTTGAAAAAAATGAAGAAACCGGAGAGGACGTAAAAATTATAGAAAGCTGGAAACAGTTTGAAAACTGGTATTACGATGAAAACCGTCAGAAAAACGACAATTTAAGCGATGAATGGTTTGAGCGCTTAGAGCCAAATACCACCTATTACTGGCGTGTAAGGTACCGCGACCAATACTTAAACTGGAGCGATTGGTCTATCACAAAATCTTTTAAAACAAAACAAAATTAA
- a CDS encoding alkaline phosphatase family protein: protein MTHKTILIAGTIIGAALSLCSCTFNPEKESVSPKGIEHVIVIGVDGMSPDGIVKAKTPTLDSIMANGAATLHARSVLPSSSSPNWASMLMGADTEQHGITSNGWKKHDHVLPPVVETNNGTFPTIFTLFKNQEPESNVGAIYDWDDFGRLFEKSEVSFDINGDHEDGTTKDAVKYIETYAPKFAFIHLDHVDHAGHSMGHGSEEYYASVEKADSLITEIIEATKRKGIFNKTMFIVAADHGGLGYGHGGESLAEVEVPFILYGAGIKKGYKIEETVYQYDNAANVAYAFNLKTPQAWIGRPVKGAFIGNPKPELIYKRVKRTVAPKILPNAGYYEAAGGVFKADSVAVVIQNPNSKGTIRYTIDNELPTLENSKIYKDTFYLKQTRILKAAVFENNKIESTVALGNFRIAPKTKENPVKYQIFYGEKLEKLPNFSKLQPVVTGYTTEFSHKEVIVDDIQTDQVAVVYESYLEIDKKGKYTFFVNSDDGSKLYVNNQLIADNDGDHGVLEKSGSINLEKGRHLIRVEFFNGGGGFHLDAKYEGEHTLKQIIPINRLFRTKS, encoded by the coding sequence ATGACACATAAAACAATATTAATAGCAGGTACAATCATAGGGGCAGCACTGTCCCTATGCTCTTGTACTTTCAATCCGGAAAAAGAATCAGTTTCACCGAAAGGCATAGAACATGTAATTGTAATAGGTGTAGATGGCATGAGCCCAGACGGTATTGTCAAAGCCAAAACCCCTACTCTAGATTCTATAATGGCAAACGGTGCTGCCACCTTACACGCCAGAAGTGTGCTACCATCAAGTTCTAGCCCAAACTGGGCCAGCATGCTCATGGGCGCAGATACCGAACAACACGGTATAACTTCAAACGGGTGGAAAAAACACGACCATGTTTTGCCTCCTGTTGTTGAAACCAATAACGGTACCTTTCCTACTATTTTTACCCTTTTTAAAAATCAAGAACCAGAGAGCAACGTAGGAGCCATTTACGATTGGGACGACTTTGGAAGATTATTCGAAAAAAGTGAAGTAAGCTTCGACATAAATGGCGACCACGAAGACGGCACCACTAAAGATGCTGTAAAATACATTGAAACTTATGCGCCAAAGTTTGCTTTTATCCACTTAGATCACGTTGACCATGCAGGCCATAGTATGGGACATGGTAGCGAAGAATATTACGCTTCTGTTGAAAAAGCAGATTCTTTGATTACTGAAATAATTGAAGCCACAAAACGCAAAGGCATTTTCAATAAAACTATGTTTATAGTGGCTGCCGATCATGGCGGATTAGGTTATGGTCATGGAGGAGAAAGTTTAGCTGAGGTAGAAGTGCCATTTATCTTGTACGGTGCTGGAATAAAAAAAGGCTACAAAATTGAAGAAACGGTTTATCAATATGATAATGCGGCTAATGTTGCTTATGCCTTTAATCTAAAAACACCACAAGCCTGGATAGGTCGCCCTGTAAAAGGAGCTTTTATTGGCAACCCAAAACCAGAGTTAATTTATAAACGTGTAAAACGTACTGTAGCCCCAAAAATATTACCCAACGCAGGGTATTACGAGGCCGCTGGAGGGGTTTTTAAAGCCGATTCGGTTGCTGTGGTTATTCAAAACCCTAACAGTAAGGGCACTATCCGCTACACGATAGATAATGAACTACCTACATTAGAAAACAGCAAGATATATAAAGACACGTTTTACCTTAAGCAGACTAGAATACTTAAAGCCGCTGTTTTTGAAAATAATAAAATTGAAAGCACCGTGGCTTTGGGCAATTTTAGAATAGCGCCTAAAACCAAGGAAAACCCTGTAAAATACCAAATCTTTTATGGCGAAAAATTGGAAAAACTACCAAACTTTTCAAAACTGCAACCTGTAGTAACAGGTTATACAACCGAGTTTTCCCATAAAGAGGTTATTGTTGATGATATACAAACAGACCAAGTAGCCGTAGTTTACGAGAGTTACTTAGAAATAGACAAAAAAGGAAAATATACTTTTTTCGTTAACAGTGACGATGGCAGCAAGCTTTATGTGAACAACCAATTAATTGCAGATAACGATGGGGATCATGGCGTTTTAGAAAAAAGCGGAAGCATAAACCTTGAAAAGGGAAGGCACTTAATTAGGGTGGAATTTTTTAATGGCGGAGGCGGTTTTCATTTAGACGCTAAATACGAAGGAGAGCATACGTTGAAACAAATTATTCCCATTAACAGGCTATTCAGAACCAAAAGTTAA
- a CDS encoding SusD/RagB family nutrient-binding outer membrane lipoprotein yields MKKTAFLTVLAISILFTGCDKFDVSNDNPDVALSINKNPELLLTNLQRNSIRTAVSASWSEGNLMGQYGARIVFTSFDLFDWGAQSGQWDTYYLAIRDAKVLEEIAVTEGNSSYEGVSKVMQAWLFSLLTDMWGDVPFSEVNLANEGNVTPVYDTQEDIYNGLLQLLDEANTILGNAQFAIKGDLVFNGDLSKWQKFANSLRLRLALRLSEVNATKAASEIATIFNNMSLYPIMESNNDNATLTFLGANPDAHPVTEESVYRVGSYNEYRISENFVGLLKNFDDPRLEFFADPTANSVENGTPEIEGMQNGIVDGPAYEYKGGDAFLSKFNISYFYLQPNANQARLMLHGEVNFILSEAAQRGWINANAEALYNEGVTSNFEYWDVTMPTDYLTRTGVAYNNSLETILNQKYISLFYTDYQGFIEFKRTGFPSTIAPGPDAFYSTYPSRFEYPSDEQALNAQNYNAAATRIGGDEITTKVWWEN; encoded by the coding sequence ATGAAAAAAACAGCTTTTTTAACAGTATTAGCAATAAGTATTTTATTTACTGGTTGCGATAAGTTCGATGTTTCAAACGACAATCCTGATGTTGCTTTAAGCATCAATAAAAATCCAGAATTATTACTAACCAATCTTCAAAGAAACTCTATACGTACTGCAGTGAGCGCATCATGGAGTGAAGGCAACTTAATGGGGCAATATGGAGCTAGAATCGTGTTTACATCATTCGATTTATTCGATTGGGGAGCACAATCTGGCCAATGGGACACATATTACCTAGCTATTCGAGATGCCAAAGTACTAGAAGAAATAGCCGTTACCGAAGGTAACTCAAGTTACGAAGGCGTATCAAAAGTTATGCAGGCTTGGTTGTTTAGTTTATTAACCGATATGTGGGGAGATGTGCCTTTTAGCGAAGTTAACTTGGCTAACGAAGGTAATGTAACTCCTGTTTATGATACACAAGAAGATATCTACAATGGCTTGTTACAGCTTTTAGACGAGGCCAACACTATTTTAGGAAATGCCCAGTTTGCCATAAAAGGAGATTTGGTTTTTAATGGCGATTTAAGTAAATGGCAAAAGTTTGCAAACTCATTACGTTTAAGGTTAGCATTACGATTAAGTGAGGTAAATGCAACAAAAGCAGCTTCAGAGATTGCTACAATTTTCAACAACATGTCGTTATACCCTATAATGGAGTCTAACAACGACAATGCTACATTAACCTTTTTAGGGGCCAATCCTGATGCGCACCCAGTGACCGAAGAATCGGTTTATAGAGTAGGGTCTTATAATGAATACCGCATTTCTGAAAACTTTGTAGGCCTTCTTAAAAACTTTGATGATCCAAGATTAGAGTTTTTTGCAGACCCTACGGCTAATTCGGTTGAAAATGGCACGCCAGAAATTGAAGGTATGCAAAATGGTATTGTAGATGGCCCAGCTTACGAATACAAGGGCGGAGATGCTTTCTTATCAAAATTCAATATTTCATATTTTTATTTGCAGCCAAATGCCAATCAAGCACGTTTAATGTTGCATGGTGAAGTTAATTTTATTCTATCTGAAGCTGCACAAAGAGGTTGGATTAATGCGAACGCAGAAGCACTTTACAACGAAGGTGTTACTTCTAATTTTGAATATTGGGACGTTACCATGCCTACCGATTATTTAACTCGAACCGGTGTAGCTTACAATAACAGCTTAGAAACTATTTTAAATCAAAAATACATTTCGCTATTCTACACAGATTACCAAGGATTTATTGAATTTAAGCGCACGGGCTTTCCAAGTACAATTGCCCCTGGCCCAGATGCCTTTTATTCAACATACCCTAGCCGTTTTGAATATCCAAGTGACGAGCAAGCTCTAAATGCACAAAACTACAATGCAGCTGCAACGAGAATTGGAGGAGACGAAATAACAACTAAAGTTTGGTGGGAAAATTAA
- a CDS encoding aspartate aminotransferase family protein, with amino-acid sequence MSVNQGENIKHLGNSISKSDWANQVIQRDSEVFYHQSLSSPVFNMVSKAEGAYLFDEKGKKYLDFHGNGVHTVGYNNPKIFEAVVNQFENKLSFSPRRFTNEPAVLLAEKLVQVTPKGLNKVLFCPGGSEAIEMAVMLAKHYTGKWKTLSYYGTFHGAGFQAVSIGADKHFKDGLGPMMPGAIHLELPDYYRNPWNWSNQQQIDDEYLRQLKIQIENNSDIAALITEPIFYNSTVPTKYYWEQVKAICEQNNILLIFDEIYTAFGRTGKMFASEHFVTPDILVIGKGFGGGVVPFAGIVGKQELDVISHKSIGHYTHEKNPLCASVSKAVINFVEEEQLVEKTKTLGLYFKTQLEHFKDEFECIGNITGLGLNLGVDIVKSKATKARDVEKAHLIMNFCLERGISFKLIQGNILNLKPSLIITKSEIDYTLKILKEALKSF; translated from the coding sequence ATGAGTGTAAACCAAGGCGAAAACATTAAACATTTAGGAAACAGTATATCTAAATCTGATTGGGCAAATCAAGTCATCCAAAGAGATTCTGAGGTGTTTTATCACCAATCGTTATCCTCTCCAGTTTTCAATATGGTAAGCAAAGCAGAAGGCGCTTACCTATTTGATGAAAAGGGCAAAAAGTATTTAGATTTTCACGGTAATGGAGTACATACTGTTGGCTATAACAATCCTAAAATTTTTGAAGCTGTTGTTAATCAGTTTGAAAATAAATTGTCGTTTTCGCCAAGACGGTTTACAAATGAACCGGCTGTTTTATTGGCGGAAAAATTAGTTCAAGTTACTCCCAAAGGATTAAACAAAGTATTGTTTTGTCCTGGCGGATCGGAAGCTATTGAAATGGCAGTAATGTTAGCTAAGCATTATACAGGCAAATGGAAAACATTATCGTATTACGGTACTTTTCATGGTGCAGGATTTCAAGCAGTTTCAATTGGTGCCGACAAGCATTTTAAAGATGGATTAGGGCCCATGATGCCTGGGGCAATTCATTTAGAATTACCCGATTATTACAGAAACCCTTGGAACTGGAGCAACCAACAACAAATTGACGACGAGTATTTAAGGCAGTTAAAAATACAAATTGAAAATAACAGCGATATCGCTGCACTCATAACTGAACCCATATTTTACAATTCTACGGTGCCAACAAAGTATTATTGGGAACAAGTAAAAGCCATTTGTGAACAAAATAATATTCTCTTGATTTTTGATGAAATTTACACAGCTTTTGGCAGAACTGGTAAAATGTTCGCTAGTGAACATTTTGTCACACCAGATATTCTAGTAATTGGCAAAGGCTTTGGTGGAGGGGTTGTACCATTCGCTGGCATTGTTGGCAAACAGGAACTTGATGTTATTTCACATAAATCCATTGGGCATTATACACACGAAAAAAATCCGTTGTGTGCATCGGTTTCAAAAGCAGTAATTAATTTTGTTGAAGAAGAGCAACTCGTTGAAAAGACAAAAACCTTAGGATTGTATTTTAAAACACAATTAGAGCATTTTAAAGATGAGTTTGAATGCATAGGGAACATAACAGGTTTGGGCCTAAACTTAGGTGTAGATATTGTTAAAAGCAAAGCAACTAAAGCCCGTGATGTAGAAAAAGCACACCTAATCATGAATTTTTGTTTGGAACGTGGTATTTCGTTTAAATTAATTCAAGGTAATATACTTAACTTAAAGCCTTCACTTATCATTACAAAAAGTGAAATCGACTATA
- a CDS encoding phosphonatase-like hydrolase, producing MTAIKMVVFDMAGTTINEKNVVYKTLFKAIGNYTSAVSLNLVLKLGAGKEKHQAIKDILKFLELDQEINSETIFNEFKIMLDKAYRELDVAPIKGVEEVLLKLRKNNIKVVLNTGYNKLVANKLLTKINWKLDMHYDALVTADDVIDGRPNPDMIFKAMEIFNINDAKQVLKAGDSAVDIQEGKNANCGITVGVLSGAQTKDQLESAHCDFILESLADLNQVLKNI from the coding sequence ATGACAGCAATTAAAATGGTTGTTTTCGATATGGCCGGAACAACAATTAATGAGAAAAATGTAGTGTACAAAACCCTTTTTAAAGCCATTGGCAATTATACCAGTGCCGTAAGTTTAAATTTGGTTTTAAAATTAGGCGCCGGCAAGGAAAAACACCAAGCTATTAAGGATATTTTAAAATTTTTGGAGCTAGACCAAGAAATAAACTCAGAAACTATTTTCAACGAATTTAAAATTATGCTGGATAAGGCATACCGAGAACTTGATGTTGCACCAATAAAAGGAGTTGAAGAAGTACTACTTAAGTTAAGAAAAAACAATATAAAAGTAGTTTTAAACACGGGATACAACAAACTGGTTGCCAATAAATTATTAACCAAAATTAATTGGAAATTAGATATGCATTATGATGCATTAGTTACGGCAGACGATGTTATTGATGGGCGACCAAACCCTGATATGATTTTTAAAGCCATGGAAATTTTCAACATTAACGACGCCAAACAAGTCTTAAAGGCAGGCGATTCGGCAGTCGACATTCAAGAAGGGAAAAATGCCAATTGCGGTATTACAGTCGGCGTGCTTTCTGGCGCACAGACCAAAGATCAGCTAGAAAGTGCTCATTGCGATTTTATTTTAGAATCATTAGCAGATTTAAATCAAGTTTTAAAAAACATCTAA
- a CDS encoding TIGR03364 family FAD-dependent oxidoreductase produces the protein MNNKTYDLVIIGAGILGTFHAYHALKKGLTVALIEKNVRPQGATVRNFGQVVPSGMNLKWQNIGRKSLEIYKEISSQVDVTVKQTGSIYLASNQEEIQLIEELAQINKTNNYESHLLTAAQCIEKCTGLNKNYVKGGLFFPQEMNVDPSLMIHRVRNFLINRHQLEFFPNTTIINIEEANGKTVAHASNGDIFSASKIIVCNGSDFKALFPEVFNKSDLEVSKLQMLRTKPQKNYTLAPSVLTGWTIRRYESFTECPSFKTIKAKENKADFHNEYGIHILFKQVNDGSVVLGDSHEYQDAINADLVGFNRNEDIDDFMIAESKKIMDLPTYKIDSRWVGVYSQCKNSDIFEYQINKNTHIVTGIGGKGMTGSPAFSEISLNKILNQ, from the coding sequence ATGAATAATAAAACATATGACCTTGTTATTATTGGAGCTGGTATTTTAGGAACCTTTCATGCATACCATGCTCTAAAAAAAGGATTAACCGTAGCGTTAATAGAAAAAAACGTTAGGCCCCAAGGTGCAACAGTTAGAAATTTTGGGCAGGTTGTGCCATCAGGAATGAACTTAAAATGGCAAAATATTGGCCGGAAAAGCTTAGAAATCTATAAAGAAATCAGTAGTCAAGTTGATGTTACGGTAAAGCAAACGGGCAGTATCTATTTAGCATCAAACCAAGAAGAAATTCAGTTAATCGAAGAGCTAGCTCAAATTAATAAAACCAATAATTATGAATCGCATTTATTAACGGCTGCACAGTGCATAGAAAAGTGTACCGGATTAAACAAAAATTATGTGAAAGGCGGTTTGTTTTTTCCGCAAGAAATGAATGTTGATCCTAGTTTAATGATTCATAGAGTTCGTAATTTTTTAATCAACAGGCATCAGCTTGAGTTTTTTCCTAATACAACCATAATTAATATTGAAGAAGCAAACGGAAAAACAGTGGCGCATGCCTCTAACGGCGACATCTTTTCGGCTTCAAAAATAATTGTTTGTAACGGTAGCGACTTTAAGGCCTTGTTCCCAGAGGTTTTCAATAAAAGTGATCTAGAAGTAAGCAAACTACAAATGCTTCGCACGAAACCCCAAAAAAATTACACCTTGGCCCCATCAGTTTTAACGGGCTGGACAATAAGGCGTTATGAATCTTTTACAGAATGCCCTTCATTTAAAACCATAAAAGCCAAAGAAAATAAAGCCGATTTTCATAATGAATATGGTATTCACATACTATTTAAACAGGTAAACGATGGTTCGGTTGTATTAGGTGATTCTCATGAATACCAAGATGCCATTAATGCCGATTTGGTTGGTTTTAACCGAAATGAAGATATTGACGATTTCATGATAGCAGAATCTAAAAAAATAATGGATTTACCAACTTACAAAATAGATTCGCGTTGGGTGGGCGTGTATTCGCAATGCAAGAATAGCGACATTTTTGAATATCAGATAAATAAAAACACGCATATAGTAACCGGAATTGGCGGCAAAGGCATGACGGGTAGTCCAGCGTTTTCCGAAATAAGCTTAAACAAAATACTAAACCAATAA
- a CDS encoding DUF5690 family protein: protein MKSNNLKFILQASVAAFGAYFCMYAFRKPFTVATFSELSFLGIDYKIWLVVGQVLGYTLSKFVGIKLIAEMPKSKRFIYLVSFILFAELALLGFAMVSAPYNIIFLFLNGLPLGMIWGIVFSYLEGRKSTEILGVILCSSFIVSSGAVKSIGKLVMDSWHFSEFWMPFITGLLFIIPLVLFAFLLNRLPEPSSQDEQTKCKRATLNKAERTKLYKEFALPLTLIVVFYVFLTGVRDFRDNFAREIWDSLGFSNSAAIYSFSEIPIAVSVLIIMIAIGSITKNFRAFACYHLVLCAGGLLIGISTVLFQFGVITPVLWMIISGFGMYICYIPFQGLFFDRMIATFKIKGNVGFLIYLADAFGYLGSVIILFYKNFVKANISYLNFFTSLILIVAVLAVSISIISYVFFNNKKQKTIVQPNILIHE, encoded by the coding sequence ATGAAATCGAACAATTTAAAATTTATTTTACAAGCATCAGTTGCTGCGTTTGGAGCTTATTTTTGCATGTATGCCTTTAGAAAACCGTTTACAGTTGCCACGTTTTCAGAGTTAAGTTTCCTAGGTATAGACTATAAAATATGGCTCGTTGTAGGACAGGTTTTAGGTTATACCCTATCTAAATTTGTAGGTATTAAGTTAATTGCCGAAATGCCAAAAAGCAAGCGATTTATATACTTGGTAAGCTTTATACTTTTCGCCGAATTGGCTCTTTTAGGTTTTGCTATGGTTTCGGCCCCTTATAATATCATTTTTCTGTTTTTAAATGGGCTTCCCTTAGGCATGATTTGGGGTATTGTTTTTTCTTATTTAGAAGGAAGAAAGAGCACCGAAATTTTAGGTGTAATTCTATGTTCTAGTTTTATAGTTTCTTCGGGTGCCGTAAAATCTATAGGCAAATTGGTTATGGATTCTTGGCATTTTTCAGAATTTTGGATGCCATTCATTACAGGACTGCTCTTTATTATACCGTTAGTTTTATTCGCCTTCTTGTTAAATCGTTTACCTGAACCGAGCAGCCAAGACGAACAAACAAAGTGTAAAAGAGCTACATTAAACAAGGCAGAGCGCACTAAACTATATAAAGAATTTGCATTACCACTAACCTTAATTGTTGTTTTTTATGTGTTTTTAACAGGAGTTAGGGACTTTAGAGATAATTTTGCCCGCGAAATTTGGGATTCATTAGGTTTTTCCAACAGCGCAGCTATCTATTCTTTTTCAGAAATTCCAATAGCCGTTTCAGTGTTAATAATTATGATTGCTATTGGTTCAATTACAAAAAATTTTAGAGCATTCGCTTGTTATCATTTGGTACTATGCGCTGGTGGATTATTAATAGGGATTTCAACCGTTCTTTTTCAATTTGGGGTTATAACCCCTGTACTGTGGATGATTATTTCTGGCTTTGGCATGTACATTTGTTACATTCCGTTTCAAGGTCTGTTTTTCGACCGTATGATAGCGACCTTTAAAATAAAAGGTAACGTAGGCTTTTTAATTTACCTCGCCGATGCTTTCGGTTATTTAGGAAGCGTCATTATTTTGTTTTATAAAAACTTTGTAAAGGCTAATATTTCATATTTAAATTTTTTCACTTCCCTCATTTTAATAGTAGCCGTTTTAGCAGTAAGCATATCTATTATATCCTATGTGTTTTTCAATAATAAAAAACAAAAAACCATAGTTCAACCTAATATTTTAATACATGAATAA